In a single window of the Planctomycetia bacterium genome:
- a CDS encoding Rrf2 family transcriptional regulator — protein MLGRKTAAYALLAIYEIARQQRANEELGVRAHDISQKHHLPKAYVAKILSQLAGAGVLQSDRGPRGGFRLSRAEEKISLFDVFEGVGALKQGRNKGPAVKGLPPSVQTMLDRATGDMSRLLKESFSKITVGDLLRRGQDD, from the coding sequence ATGTTAGGTAGGAAGACAGCGGCTTACGCGTTGCTGGCCATCTATGAAATCGCTCGACAACAGCGTGCAAACGAGGAACTGGGGGTTCGGGCACACGATATCTCTCAAAAACACCATCTGCCGAAGGCCTATGTCGCGAAAATCCTGAGCCAACTGGCCGGGGCCGGCGTTTTACAATCGGACAGGGGGCCGCGGGGCGGATTTCGGCTCAGCCGAGCAGAAGAGAAGATCTCGCTTTTTGACGTTTTCGAGGGTGTCGGCGCCCTGAAGCAGGGTCGAAATAAGGGCCCGGCGGTAAAGGGGTTGCCGCCCAGCGTGCAGACGATGCTCGATCGAGCCACCGGCGACATGAGCCGCCTTCTTAAGGAAAGTTTCAGCAAAATCACCGTCGGCGATTTGCTCCGTCGTGGGCAGGATGATTGA
- a CDS encoding ABC transporter ATP-binding protein, with protein sequence MNNSDRCHGGGISARGLVKHYEEGRVKALDGLDLDIASGEFVAICGPSGCGKSTLLNMIAAIDRPDAGRIEVGGTDLSLLRGQAVDEFRALAVGLVFQLHNLLPNLTAIENVQVPMMSRDTAQQSSHRDRAAGLLDRVGLGDRLSALPTTLSGGERQRVAIARALANEPRVLLADEPTGALDSKSGNRLFDLLDELRRERRITLVVVTHDAGIAARAERIVSMVDGRIAPDPL encoded by the coding sequence ATGAATAACTCCGACCGGTGTCACGGCGGCGGCATTTCGGCCCGCGGTCTCGTCAAACATTACGAGGAAGGGCGCGTCAAGGCGCTGGACGGGCTCGATCTTGACATCGCTTCGGGCGAGTTCGTCGCGATTTGCGGCCCATCAGGCTGCGGCAAGTCCACGCTGTTGAACATGATCGCGGCCATCGACCGGCCGGACGCAGGCCGGATCGAAGTTGGCGGCACGGATCTGTCATTGCTGCGCGGCCAGGCTGTGGACGAATTTCGCGCCCTCGCGGTCGGCCTCGTCTTTCAGCTTCACAATCTGCTGCCGAATCTGACTGCGATTGAGAATGTACAGGTGCCGATGATGAGCCGCGACACTGCTCAGCAATCCTCGCATCGTGACCGGGCAGCAGGCCTCCTGGACCGCGTGGGCCTCGGTGATCGGCTCAGTGCCTTGCCGACGACGCTATCCGGCGGGGAGCGTCAGCGCGTCGCCATTGCCCGGGCACTGGCGAATGAGCCGCGCGTCCTACTCGCCGATGAGCCGACGGGCGCGCTCGACTCAAAGTCCGGGAATCGGCTGTTTGACCTGCTTGATGAATTGCGCCGGGAACGACGCATCACCCTGGTCGTCGTGACACACGATGCTGGAATCGCCGCGCGTGCCGAGCGGATCGTCTCAATGGTGGACGGCCGTATCGCGCCCGACCCGCTGTGA
- a CDS encoding acyl-CoA dehydrogenase family protein, translating into MDFGLTPEQQEWQNAAIEFAKTSLNDDMIARDHNAEFNREFWNRCAEFGVQGLPVPEKYGGTGGDVATGIAVMEGLGYGCKDAGLLFSINAHLWTNSVPILLYGNEAQKEKYLPGLSNGTLIGANGASEPESGSDVFAMKTKVVKQGGKYILNGTKMFVTNAQIADVIVAYGTLNESMGVLGVCGFIIEKDFPGVSISRKLDKMGLRTSPMAELIFENCEVPAENLLGRESRGAEVFNCSMEWERSCILASCLGTMRRQLEKCVEYARMRKQFGKPIGKFQSVANRIVDMKLRLETARPLVYKIGWLKDQGKSAVAEAAMAKLYLSESFVKSSLDAIQVFGGYGYMTECELERDLRDAVGSQLYSGTSEIQRNIIASMLGL; encoded by the coding sequence ATGGACTTTGGACTGACCCCTGAGCAACAGGAATGGCAGAACGCGGCGATCGAGTTCGCGAAGACGTCGTTGAACGATGACATGATCGCCCGCGATCATAACGCCGAATTCAACCGCGAATTCTGGAACCGCTGCGCCGAATTCGGCGTCCAGGGACTGCCGGTCCCGGAAAAGTACGGCGGCACAGGCGGTGACGTCGCCACCGGCATCGCCGTCATGGAGGGCCTGGGCTACGGTTGCAAAGACGCGGGCCTGCTCTTCTCCATCAATGCCCACCTCTGGACCAACTCCGTCCCCATCTTGCTCTACGGGAATGAGGCGCAAAAGGAAAAATACCTCCCGGGTTTGTCGAACGGGACGCTCATCGGCGCCAACGGCGCCAGCGAGCCGGAGAGCGGCTCCGATGTCTTCGCGATGAAGACAAAGGTGGTGAAACAGGGCGGCAAATACATCCTCAACGGAACGAAGATGTTCGTCACCAACGCCCAGATTGCCGACGTCATCGTCGCGTACGGCACGCTCAACGAGAGCATGGGCGTCCTCGGCGTCTGCGGCTTCATCATTGAGAAGGACTTTCCCGGCGTTTCGATCAGCCGCAAGCTCGACAAGATGGGCCTGCGGACGAGCCCGATGGCAGAGTTGATTTTCGAGAATTGCGAAGTTCCCGCCGAGAATCTTCTCGGTCGTGAGAGCCGGGGCGCGGAAGTGTTCAACTGTTCGATGGAGTGGGAGCGGAGCTGCATCCTGGCGAGCTGCCTGGGCACGATGCGCCGCCAACTGGAAAAATGCGTCGAGTACGCACGCATGCGCAAGCAATTCGGCAAGCCAATAGGTAAATTTCAGTCGGTGGCCAATCGCATTGTCGACATGAAGCTGCGTCTGGAAACTGCGCGGCCGCTGGTTTACAAAATCGGCTGGCTCAAGGATCAGGGCAAGTCTGCCGTCGCCGAGGCCGCGATGGCGAAGTTGTACCTGTCGGAGTCTTTCGTAAAGTCCTCGCTCGATGCGATTCAGGTCTTTGGCGGCTACGGCTACATGACCGAATGCGAACTGGAGCGCGATCTGCGCGACGCGGTCGGAAGCCAGCTTTACTCCGGCACCTCGGAGATTCAGCGCAACATCATCGCGTCGATGCTGGGTTTGTGA
- a CDS encoding M20/M25/M40 family metallo-hydrolase, which produces MRYDLILFAAAAALLMAPSPAMSQSPGKSADLETRYRDTARKITEAALQTHGAYDKLVELCDDIGHRLSGSPELEKAVDWAQKKMRDDGQENVRAEPVMVSKWVRGRESLEMIAPRKTFLSMLGLGMSVGTSAEGISASVLVVADEAALEAAGEKAAGKIILFNNPMPTYDPETGSGYGTAVRFRHKGAQLAAEHGAVACLVRSVTARSLHTSHTGAMSYGDAFKKVPAAAISIEDAELISRLTARGIDVRVNLKMEARNEGQAKSANVIGELRGREKPEEVVVIGGHLDAWDVGQGAHDDGTGCVMAMEAINVLRKLNLTPRRTIRVVLWTNEENGLAGGKEYARFHADELANHVAAIESDAGGFEPRSFNVECSDKKVQETAARQLAEIVKLLRPTCTMDISQGHSGADVSPMRDAGVVLMGLSVEGSKYFDYHHSHADTIDKVDPVELSKCTAAMAVMSYVLADMPQRLGREAN; this is translated from the coding sequence ATGCGATACGACTTGATCCTTTTCGCCGCCGCGGCGGCCCTCTTGATGGCGCCAAGCCCGGCAATGTCTCAGAGCCCCGGGAAGTCCGCCGATCTGGAAACGCGCTACCGCGATACCGCCCGCAAGATCACCGAAGCCGCGCTTCAGACTCATGGGGCATACGACAAACTGGTCGAACTCTGCGACGACATCGGCCACCGGCTCAGCGGCTCGCCCGAACTCGAGAAGGCCGTTGACTGGGCCCAGAAAAAAATGCGCGACGACGGACAGGAAAACGTCCGCGCCGAGCCCGTCATGGTCTCGAAGTGGGTCCGCGGTCGCGAGTCGCTCGAGATGATCGCACCCCGAAAAACTTTCCTCTCCATGCTCGGCCTCGGTATGTCCGTCGGCACGTCCGCCGAAGGCATCTCCGCGAGCGTCCTCGTGGTCGCCGACGAAGCCGCGCTGGAAGCCGCCGGCGAAAAGGCCGCGGGAAAAATCATCCTCTTTAACAATCCCATGCCCACCTACGATCCCGAAACCGGCTCAGGCTACGGAACCGCCGTCCGCTTTCGCCACAAGGGTGCGCAGCTCGCCGCCGAACACGGCGCCGTCGCGTGCCTCGTCCGCAGTGTCACCGCCCGAAGTCTCCACACCTCCCACACCGGCGCCATGAGCTACGGTGACGCATTCAAGAAGGTCCCCGCCGCCGCCATCTCAATCGAGGACGCCGAGTTGATCTCCCGCCTCACTGCGCGGGGCATCGATGTTCGCGTGAATCTCAAAATGGAGGCCCGCAATGAAGGCCAGGCCAAGTCCGCCAACGTCATCGGCGAGCTTCGCGGCCGTGAAAAGCCCGAGGAAGTGGTCGTCATCGGCGGCCATCTCGACGCATGGGACGTCGGTCAGGGCGCCCACGACGACGGCACCGGCTGCGTCATGGCGATGGAAGCCATCAACGTCCTCAGGAAGCTGAACCTGACCCCGCGCCGGACCATTCGAGTCGTCCTCTGGACCAACGAAGAAAACGGCCTCGCCGGCGGCAAGGAATACGCCCGATTCCATGCCGATGAATTGGCGAATCACGTCGCCGCCATCGAGTCCGACGCCGGTGGCTTCGAGCCCCGTTCCTTCAACGTTGAATGCTCAGATAAGAAGGTACAGGAAACCGCCGCCCGCCAACTGGCCGAGATCGTCAAACTCCTTCGCCCTACCTGTACGATGGACATCTCGCAGGGCCATTCCGGCGCCGACGTCAGTCCGATGAGAGACGCCGGCGTCGTTCTCATGGGCCTCTCGGTCGAAGGCTCAAAATACTTCGACTATCACCACTCCCACGCCGACACCATCGACAAGGTAGACCCGGTGGAGCTCTCCAAGTGCACCGCGGCGATGGCCGTCATGTCCTACGTCCTCGCCGACATGCCCCAGCGCCTCGGCCGCGAAGCCAACTAA
- a CDS encoding PQQ-dependent sugar dehydrogenase — protein MFIRRPGKPGNFVRGLAILTAICASAATLNAAVQPGSITVNLDPVATGLVSPTDLTSPNDGSGRLFITDQNGRIRIVDGGTLLPTPFLNLTSSLPMLAAGFDERGLLGMAFHPDYSNNGRFFVRYSAPRPGAPGEPCFGTSRGCHEERLSEFAVDPMNANLANPASERILFRVDEPQFNHNGGDLEFGPDGFLYFGLGDGGGAHDGLADVPPSHGPIGNGQNTNVLLGKILRIDVNGPPAMGLEYAIPAGNPFAAGPGLDEIYAYGFRNPFKLSFDDGPGGDGSLLVADVGQNLFEEIDRVQNGGNYGWVTREGFHCFDPLNPTTPPAMCSSTGAGGEPLLDPIAEYDHTDGISVIGGFVYRGSLFPELVGKYIFGDFSTSFATPAGRLFYIDIEGDPSQIFEFINGPMDLPLGLFVKGFGEDANGEIYLLASTLLGPIGTGGQVLHVTPEPATLGALLLGAALFLRRRRRS, from the coding sequence ATGTTCATCCGTCGACCAGGGAAGCCGGGAAACTTCGTGAGGGGACTCGCGATTCTCACCGCGATCTGTGCGTCAGCGGCGACTCTTAACGCGGCTGTTCAACCCGGCAGCATCACCGTCAATCTTGATCCCGTGGCCACCGGCCTCGTATCGCCGACTGACCTCACCTCTCCAAATGATGGATCCGGCAGGCTCTTCATCACCGATCAGAACGGGCGCATTCGAATTGTCGACGGCGGCACGCTCCTCCCGACGCCGTTTCTCAATCTGACATCGTCGCTGCCCATGCTGGCCGCTGGATTCGACGAGCGCGGCCTGCTCGGTATGGCATTCCATCCCGATTACTCGAACAACGGTCGGTTTTTCGTCCGTTACAGCGCACCGCGCCCCGGCGCTCCCGGGGAGCCGTGTTTCGGCACGTCGCGCGGATGTCACGAGGAGCGCCTTTCGGAGTTTGCCGTCGATCCCATGAACGCGAATCTCGCAAACCCCGCATCAGAGCGCATCTTGTTTCGCGTCGACGAACCGCAATTCAATCATAACGGCGGCGATCTTGAGTTCGGCCCGGACGGTTTCCTCTACTTCGGATTGGGGGACGGCGGCGGGGCGCACGATGGACTGGCGGATGTCCCTCCGTCACATGGGCCAATCGGCAATGGGCAGAACACCAATGTTCTGCTTGGAAAAATTCTTCGTATCGACGTCAACGGCCCGCCCGCCATGGGCCTTGAGTATGCGATCCCGGCGGGCAACCCATTCGCGGCCGGACCCGGCCTGGATGAAATTTATGCATATGGGTTCCGCAACCCCTTCAAGCTTTCATTCGACGACGGTCCCGGCGGTGACGGCTCATTGCTCGTCGCGGATGTCGGCCAAAACCTCTTCGAAGAAATCGATCGAGTTCAAAACGGCGGCAACTACGGCTGGGTCACGCGCGAGGGCTTCCACTGCTTTGATCCACTTAATCCGACTACCCCACCGGCCATGTGCAGTTCGACAGGTGCCGGCGGCGAGCCGCTGCTCGATCCCATTGCGGAGTACGATCACACCGACGGCATTTCCGTCATCGGTGGATTCGTCTATCGCGGCTCTCTGTTTCCCGAGCTGGTTGGAAAGTACATCTTCGGAGACTTCAGCACGAGCTTTGCCACCCCCGCGGGTCGGCTGTTCTACATCGACATTGAAGGCGATCCCTCACAGATATTTGAATTCATCAACGGACCGATGGACTTGCCGCTGGGATTGTTCGTCAAGGGGTTCGGCGAAGACGCTAATGGTGAGATTTATCTGCTTGCCTCGACGCTCCTGGGTCCCATCGGCACGGGCGGACAGGTGCTGCATGTGACGCCGGAGCCTGCGACACTTGGCGCGCTGCTCCTGGGCGCCGCCCTATTCCTTCGAAGACGCCGCCGCTCCTGA
- a CDS encoding aminotransferase class V-fold PLP-dependent enzyme yields the protein MEATRRSFLRTAAGSGLAAYVCLSDSWRSHLARAQEAAPPSQKPAAAATNEGSWAHIQQAFDLDRSLINLNNGGVSPSPRLVHEAMKRQLDWANHAPSRHLWHDQDPQLELVRVRLARIFGCDPEEMAITRNASEGLQIALNGISLKPGDEILTTTQDYGRMLNTIAQREKREGIVMKQIKLPVPITSSEEVVKLFEQAMTDKTRAILLCHVVNITGEILPVAEICRIAKERGIRTIVDGAHAFSHLVYQVGDLECDIYATSLHKWLTAPIGTGFLYVRRELIKDLWPMQAAPREKENDIRKFEEIGTHSTAPRLAIAEALTFYQGIGAQRKEARLRWLRDYWAIRVSKHDSIRFHTNLDPSHSCGLATMEIANVPPVALTDHLWKKHQIIVTPILHDDFKGIRVSPNVYTTTQELDIFCDAIDRVVTDGLLVEKPEPATQPTTSATSAADS from the coding sequence ATGGAAGCGACTCGTCGCTCATTTCTCCGGACCGCAGCGGGCTCCGGATTGGCGGCCTATGTATGTCTGAGTGACTCCTGGCGGAGCCACCTGGCCCGGGCGCAGGAGGCCGCGCCGCCCAGTCAAAAACCGGCGGCGGCCGCCACCAACGAAGGCTCCTGGGCACACATCCAGCAGGCGTTCGATCTGGATCGATCGCTGATCAACCTCAACAACGGCGGCGTATCCCCCTCTCCGCGGCTCGTCCACGAGGCGATGAAGCGGCAGCTCGACTGGGCGAATCACGCGCCGTCCCGGCACCTTTGGCACGATCAGGATCCGCAGCTCGAACTGGTGCGCGTGCGGCTTGCCCGGATATTCGGCTGCGACCCGGAAGAGATGGCCATCACGCGCAACGCCAGTGAGGGCCTGCAGATCGCACTGAACGGCATCAGCCTGAAGCCCGGCGACGAGATACTGACGACGACGCAGGACTATGGGCGCATGCTGAACACGATAGCGCAGCGCGAGAAGCGCGAGGGCATCGTGATGAAGCAGATCAAGCTGCCGGTGCCGATCACGTCCTCCGAGGAGGTGGTCAAGCTCTTCGAGCAGGCAATGACCGACAAGACCCGGGCGATTCTGCTTTGCCATGTGGTCAACATCACGGGCGAGATACTGCCGGTGGCTGAGATCTGCCGGATCGCGAAGGAGCGGGGCATTCGGACGATCGTCGATGGGGCGCACGCCTTTTCGCACCTTGTTTATCAGGTGGGCGATCTGGAGTGCGACATTTACGCGACGAGTCTGCATAAGTGGCTCACGGCGCCGATCGGGACGGGCTTTTTGTATGTTCGGCGGGAACTCATTAAGGATTTGTGGCCGATGCAGGCGGCGCCGCGCGAGAAGGAGAACGACATTCGCAAGTTCGAGGAGATCGGCACGCATTCGACGGCGCCGAGGCTTGCGATTGCCGAGGCGTTGACCTTTTATCAGGGCATCGGAGCCCAGCGGAAGGAAGCGCGGCTGCGGTGGCTGCGCGATTACTGGGCGATTCGGGTGTCGAAGCACGACAGCATCCGGTTTCACACGAACCTCGACCCTTCGCACTCGTGCGGTCTGGCGACGATGGAGATTGCCAACGTCCCGCCGGTCGCCTTGACGGACCATTTGTGGAAGAAGCATCAGATCATCGTGACGCCGATTCTTCACGATGACTTCAAGGGGATTCGCGTCTCGCCGAACGTCTATACGACGACGCAGGAGTTGGACATATTCTGCGATGCGATCGACCGAGTCGTGACGGACGGTTTGCTGGTTGAAAAGCCGGAGCCAGCGACTCAGCCAACGACGTCGGCGACCTCTGCGGCGGATTCGTAA
- a CDS encoding ABC transporter permease, with protein MRQSTRDLTLAGMTLRNLYRQRMRTLLTALGVAVGTASIVAFGSIARGLWASTQASLRFNQGDLMVFQRGVSADIFSSLDERETTAALLADPAVESVTPALWQVMPVWPAPFCFVMGLPIEEVQRNADRIVAGRAIVSANEVVLGAVAAKTLRRVVGEKVQISHRVFTIVGIFETDVVFFNAAIVVPLPSLQEVCKKTDQVTNFQVMLKPGVDPREAATRMERTNAKIVAIAGADQYKKVDQGLEIANSVVGVIGFLSIVLGGVIVMNTMWMSVHERTREIGVLRALGWPSRRIVTMVMIEATGVGLLAWVIGSFGGVGLAMLAARLPIADQFVDPVFDWQPFAWALAVAVVLSALGGILPAWRASRISPVEALRYE; from the coding sequence GTGAGGCAGTCAACACGCGATCTGACACTGGCTGGGATGACGCTGCGAAATCTCTACCGCCAGCGCATGCGCACCCTGCTGACGGCATTGGGTGTGGCCGTAGGCACGGCATCAATCGTCGCGTTCGGCAGCATCGCACGGGGGCTGTGGGCTTCCACACAGGCGTCGCTGCGCTTCAACCAGGGGGACCTCATGGTCTTCCAGCGCGGCGTCTCCGCGGACATCTTCAGCTCGCTGGATGAGCGCGAGACAACAGCCGCGCTCTTGGCCGATCCGGCGGTCGAAAGCGTCACGCCGGCCCTTTGGCAGGTGATGCCGGTTTGGCCAGCGCCGTTTTGCTTCGTCATGGGTCTGCCGATTGAGGAGGTGCAGCGAAACGCCGATCGAATTGTTGCCGGTCGCGCCATTGTCTCTGCAAACGAGGTCGTGCTCGGCGCCGTGGCCGCTAAGACCCTTCGCCGGGTTGTCGGCGAAAAGGTGCAGATCTCTCATCGGGTGTTCACCATCGTCGGTATTTTCGAAACCGACGTCGTTTTCTTCAACGCCGCCATCGTCGTGCCGTTGCCGTCCCTGCAGGAAGTCTGCAAGAAGACCGACCAGGTCACGAATTTCCAGGTGATGCTTAAGCCGGGAGTTGATCCGCGGGAAGCGGCAACTCGAATGGAAAGAACCAACGCCAAAATCGTCGCGATCGCCGGGGCCGACCAATATAAAAAAGTCGATCAGGGGTTGGAGATCGCCAATTCGGTCGTCGGCGTCATCGGCTTTCTGTCGATCGTGCTAGGCGGGGTCATCGTGATGAACACCATGTGGATGTCGGTGCACGAGCGCACTCGGGAGATCGGCGTCCTGCGGGCCCTCGGCTGGCCGAGCCGACGGATCGTCACCATGGTCATGATCGAGGCTACCGGCGTCGGCCTTTTGGCCTGGGTAATCGGCTCATTCGGTGGGGTGGGCCTTGCGATGCTGGCGGCGAGGCTGCCGATCGCCGACCAGTTCGTTGATCCGGTCTTTGACTGGCAACCCTTCGCTTGGGCCCTTGCCGTGGCGGTCGTGCTGAGCGCGCTCGGCGGAATCCTGCCCGCCTGGCGGGCGTCGAGAATCTCCCCGGTGGAGGCCCTGCGCTATGAATAA
- a CDS encoding class D beta-lactamase, which translates to MFVSVLVPLVLAIAPPPPAKAAAAPINFDARFGAFDGCFVLKEIGQDFTIRYKADRCKEGLSPCSTSKIFNSLVALDSGVATGPDMELKWDGKPQNRKECEKDHTLRSAVRVSVVWYFQELARRVGAQRMQGYLNKLEYGNKDMSGGIDQFWLCSSLNISAEEQLTFMQRLYTNRLPIKPEVMEQVREMIVLESSGDWVFSGKTGTGCSYERNDLGWFVGHLKSGKREFVFAANAKGLDAMGMKTREIVFSILKDLRLVRDK; encoded by the coding sequence ATGTTCGTGTCTGTTCTCGTGCCGCTCGTGCTCGCCATCGCCCCGCCTCCACCCGCAAAGGCCGCTGCGGCCCCCATCAATTTCGACGCCCGATTCGGCGCGTTCGACGGCTGCTTTGTCCTCAAGGAGATCGGGCAGGACTTCACGATTCGGTACAAGGCCGATCGCTGCAAAGAGGGGCTGTCGCCCTGCTCGACTTCAAAGATATTCAACTCGCTGGTCGCGCTGGACAGCGGCGTCGCCACGGGACCGGACATGGAGCTCAAGTGGGACGGCAAGCCGCAGAATCGCAAGGAGTGCGAAAAGGACCATACCCTTCGCAGTGCCGTGCGCGTGTCGGTCGTCTGGTATTTCCAGGAGCTTGCCCGGCGAGTCGGGGCCCAGCGGATGCAGGGGTATCTCAACAAACTCGAATACGGCAACAAGGACATGTCGGGAGGGATAGACCAGTTCTGGCTTTGTTCATCGCTGAATATCTCAGCCGAGGAGCAGCTCACGTTCATGCAACGTTTGTACACGAATCGCCTGCCGATCAAGCCCGAAGTCATGGAGCAGGTGCGCGAGATGATCGTCCTGGAGAGCAGCGGAGACTGGGTCTTCAGCGGCAAGACGGGGACCGGTTGTTCATATGAGCGCAACGACCTGGGCTGGTTCGTCGGCCATCTCAAGAGCGGCAAGCGTGAATTTGTCTTCGCGGCCAATGCGAAAGGGCTGGATGCCATGGGGATGAAGACGCGAGAGATTGTGTTCTCGATCCTCAAGGATCTGCGTCTCGTCCGCGACAAATGA